A single Sporosarcina sp. FSL W8-0480 DNA region contains:
- a CDS encoding TIGR02679 domain-containing protein codes for MENRLITEAKEYFGRQAYKRLFFSFKDRIEALGKVGGSALFSPNEEERKMIENWFGRKLEGQTISISLVQFEKRLKGSKFEELTLWKLVEMITNQPIVLRTERMAKEERRKKEYFEGLLNSYPHPNAQFIITKMLRREKGVTGLLASYNKGDKESIEILLKAISNLPTDGEFVRIPIFAERIAGNPHYFDKTTKLTQALELLLAAQENRHYRSDMDAEEKANLLSVFGLAKDDLHSFVTCYGLEAYYKDEQVKQWFWANKEKTVQNIPLRSINRIDRVEPTEGEVVFVIENSAVYSSVIDMLEDNLVPIVCTHGNFKLSGLLMLNKLVKSNTIIYYSGDMDVKGITMANYLKKKYGENVWFWRMGIEDYFESISQVKINEKSLRRLNYIHEPCLQPVIDILKEKMIAGYQEPLIAKYVSDIKQYLNANGFFTDT; via the coding sequence TTGGAAAACAGGCTAATAACTGAGGCAAAAGAATATTTTGGGAGACAGGCATATAAACGCCTGTTTTTCTCTTTCAAGGACAGGATAGAGGCGCTTGGGAAAGTGGGGGGCTCTGCGTTATTCTCCCCGAATGAAGAAGAACGAAAAATGATTGAGAATTGGTTCGGTCGAAAGCTCGAAGGGCAAACAATCAGTATTTCGCTTGTGCAATTTGAAAAACGTCTAAAAGGTAGTAAGTTCGAGGAGTTGACGCTTTGGAAACTTGTCGAAATGATCACCAATCAGCCAATTGTATTAAGAACGGAAAGAATGGCAAAAGAAGAACGAAGAAAAAAAGAGTATTTTGAAGGTCTCCTAAATTCATACCCTCACCCGAATGCACAATTCATTATTACTAAAATGCTACGAAGGGAAAAAGGCGTAACTGGACTGCTTGCATCCTATAATAAGGGTGATAAAGAAAGCATCGAGATACTATTGAAAGCCATATCCAACCTGCCAACAGATGGCGAATTTGTAAGGATTCCTATTTTTGCAGAGCGGATTGCGGGTAATCCACATTACTTCGATAAGACGACTAAACTGACTCAGGCGTTAGAATTATTGCTCGCTGCACAAGAAAATCGACACTATAGAAGTGACATGGACGCGGAAGAAAAAGCGAACCTTCTTTCTGTGTTTGGTTTGGCAAAGGATGATTTACACAGTTTTGTAACATGTTACGGTTTGGAGGCGTATTACAAGGATGAACAAGTGAAACAATGGTTTTGGGCAAATAAAGAAAAAACGGTACAAAATATTCCGTTACGCTCTATAAATAGAATAGATAGGGTAGAACCGACTGAGGGCGAAGTGGTATTTGTTATTGAAAACAGTGCTGTATATTCCAGTGTTATTGACATGTTAGAGGATAACCTGGTGCCAATTGTTTGTACACATGGAAACTTCAAATTGTCTGGTCTTCTCATGTTAAATAAATTAGTTAAAAGTAATACAATTATTTATTATTCGGGTGATATGGATGTTAAAGGTATTACCATGGCAAATTACTTGAAGAAGAAATATGGAGAAAATGTATGGTTTTGGCGGATGGGAATAGAAGATTACTTTGAATCCATATCTCAAGTCAAGATTAATGAAAAGTCGTTAAGAAGGTTAAATTATATACATGAACCTTGTTTGCAACCTGTCATTGACATCTTGAAGGAGAAAATGATTGCGGGTTATCAAGAGCCATTAATAGCAAAGTATGTTTCGGATATAAAACAATATTTAAATGCAAATGGTTTTTTTACTGACACCTAA
- a CDS encoding TIGR02678 family protein produces MRETDTKEGLVVAIEALLENFLVERSKSIDAFREIRHHEKTIRKFMSFNFGYQLKMDSETIKLEKVPFVARTWMGVESFKDEHDYMFLMAILAILESKSADEGFLLSEIIEETKNFLVDIYEVEWKSLYNRQSFIRALTYAADMRLITVLDGDITDFEKSEEGEVLYRTTSLIRYVFRNVSKPISEFIGVEELLHDGLDMDNPLHTFFRKLYFESVVHFYELTEGEKKYLADEEHYEEIKSAVEHYTNFKLERSYYCYYLINRERKRGLEQHPSFKNESYIVTQVAKVLTERLELMDEKPMGLWLLKNHEFESILKETIDVFSVAWSRKMRETSFAKLKEMVIRYVTDWKLATYDETTMEITIYPPFIRTIGDYDEDLRQYIEYVKQQKEEKINNGYGKRFKRKSMGA; encoded by the coding sequence ATGAGGGAAACAGATACGAAGGAAGGTTTGGTTGTTGCTATTGAAGCTCTATTGGAGAATTTCCTCGTGGAACGCAGCAAGAGCATTGATGCGTTTCGTGAAATTAGGCATCATGAAAAAACAATCAGGAAATTCATGAGCTTCAACTTCGGCTACCAATTAAAAATGGACTCGGAAACAATTAAATTAGAAAAAGTGCCTTTCGTTGCTCGAACGTGGATGGGGGTTGAATCATTCAAAGATGAGCACGACTATATGTTTCTAATGGCGATTCTCGCCATCTTGGAATCAAAATCAGCCGATGAAGGTTTTTTATTGAGTGAAATTATCGAAGAGACGAAAAATTTTCTGGTGGATATTTACGAGGTGGAATGGAAGTCTCTATATAATCGGCAAAGTTTCATACGTGCTTTAACCTATGCGGCGGACATGAGACTAATTACGGTTCTGGATGGGGATATCACTGATTTCGAAAAATCGGAGGAAGGTGAAGTGCTCTATCGGACAACTTCTTTGATTCGTTATGTGTTTCGGAATGTATCCAAGCCCATCTCTGAATTTATAGGCGTTGAAGAATTGTTGCATGACGGATTGGATATGGATAACCCTCTGCACACTTTTTTCAGGAAGTTGTACTTTGAGTCCGTAGTTCACTTTTATGAATTAACGGAAGGCGAAAAAAAGTATCTAGCTGACGAAGAGCATTATGAAGAAATTAAGTCAGCTGTTGAACACTATACGAATTTCAAATTGGAGCGCTCTTATTACTGTTACTACCTAATCAACCGCGAAAGAAAAAGAGGTTTAGAACAGCATCCAAGCTTCAAAAATGAATCCTATATCGTTACACAAGTCGCGAAAGTGCTAACTGAAAGATTAGAGCTCATGGATGAAAAGCCAATGGGTTTGTGGCTGTTGAAAAATCATGAATTTGAATCAATCTTAAAAGAAACGATTGATGTTTTTTCGGTGGCGTGGTCTCGGAAGATGAGGGAAACAAGTTTTGCTAAGCTCAAAGAAATGGTTATTCGTTATGTAACAGATTGGAAACTCGCTACTTACGATGAAACAACAATGGAAATAACCATTTATCCTCCTTTTATTCGAACGATAGGAGATTACGATGAAGATTTACGACAGTATATCGAGTATGTAAAACAACAGAAAGAGGAGAAAATAAACAATGGTTATGGCAAAAGATTCAAGAGAAAATCGATGGGAGCCTAG
- a CDS encoding TIGR02677 family protein, whose product MNKYEFDSVYVFKYISEPNSYIYRPIMRFLYEKHMGLEHHSVMADEIYQMLLENGIVDDDFTELDLQDSLSQLEKWENIASDKVRRKGITIEEFKRKRYTYQITDVGVEVEELLIRLDELDEQLIGGMKSRQFSLLLRNLELLRDTAPRYLSSSEKVNEIWMGVFETYKALRIDASNYLYHIQKAEKENLFNTELFLEFKDNIIHFLSSYISELNKTKHKINKVIGEISSAHIEEYIDVIIQENRANALLYDNYSPERMRASLLSKWKELNSWFLGGGGNMSDIDVLSERTNEAITMIVSYANRLSESMSNSQSRIVDYRTLASWFKSCQSLDGASQLFAAVLGVTHSRSLYAKDEIHINHDGKYVDADDIWITNTDNFIIPNMGNRGPRGKTQATSIKNNRIEQQRRIRAKIEQRKLEEESVKDLIRNGKIILEEVGELTPFQRRTILKWIRKTTKQRVRGQERNKLFRTETGLRMRIRYREEKKQIEIKCKDGILKGPNIEIVFEEDSL is encoded by the coding sequence TTGAATAAGTACGAATTCGATTCTGTTTACGTTTTTAAATATATTTCGGAGCCAAACTCTTATATTTATCGTCCGATAATGCGTTTTTTATACGAAAAACACATGGGACTTGAACATCATTCAGTAATGGCGGATGAGATATACCAAATGTTACTTGAAAACGGCATTGTTGATGACGACTTCACAGAATTAGATTTACAAGATTCTTTAAGTCAGTTGGAGAAGTGGGAGAACATTGCTTCAGATAAGGTAAGACGAAAAGGAATCACTATCGAGGAGTTCAAGAGGAAGCGCTATACCTATCAAATCACGGATGTCGGTGTTGAAGTAGAAGAACTGTTGATTCGGTTGGATGAACTTGACGAACAGTTGATAGGTGGTATGAAGAGCCGTCAGTTTAGTCTGTTGTTGCGTAATCTTGAATTATTACGAGACACTGCACCAAGGTATTTGTCATCGAGCGAAAAAGTGAATGAAATTTGGATGGGCGTTTTTGAAACTTATAAAGCGTTGCGAATAGACGCTTCGAATTATTTGTATCATATTCAAAAAGCGGAAAAAGAGAACCTTTTCAACACGGAGCTGTTCTTGGAGTTCAAGGATAACATTATTCATTTTTTGAGTTCCTATATTTCGGAACTCAATAAAACGAAACACAAAATAAACAAAGTGATTGGTGAGATTAGTAGTGCTCACATCGAAGAGTACATTGATGTGATAATCCAAGAGAATAGAGCCAACGCTCTATTGTATGATAACTATTCGCCTGAGAGGATGCGGGCATCGCTACTATCCAAATGGAAAGAATTGAATAGTTGGTTCTTGGGTGGCGGTGGAAACATGAGTGATATTGATGTGCTGAGTGAAAGAACCAATGAAGCGATAACGATGATAGTCTCCTACGCTAATCGATTATCGGAATCAATGAGTAACTCTCAAAGTCGTATTGTTGATTACAGAACGTTGGCGTCTTGGTTCAAGTCGTGTCAATCATTAGACGGAGCAAGCCAATTATTTGCAGCTGTTCTTGGGGTAACCCACTCAAGAAGCTTATACGCCAAAGATGAAATCCATATAAACCATGATGGAAAATATGTTGATGCAGATGATATCTGGATAACAAATACCGATAACTTCATCATACCGAATATGGGGAATCGGGGACCAAGAGGAAAAACGCAAGCAACATCCATCAAGAACAATCGAATTGAACAGCAACGGAGAATTCGGGCGAAAATTGAACAACGGAAGCTTGAAGAAGAGAGTGTGAAGGATCTAATTAGGAACGGAAAAATCATCTTGGAAGAGGTAGGGGAATTGACTCCGTTTCAGCGTAGGACCATTTTGAAATGGATTAGGAAGACGACGAAACAACGTGTCAGAGGTCAGGAAAGAAACAAGTTATTTCGCACCGAAACAGGTCTTCGAATGAGAATTCGTTACCGAGAAGAAAAGAAACAAATTGAAATCAAGTGCAAGGACGGGATCTTGAAAGGTCCAAATATCGAAATAGTTTTTGAGGAGGATAGTTTATGA
- a CDS encoding DUF2075 domain-containing protein — protein MIIYESTKEQFVGDVVNELLIDRLYNSYQKKIGRTSKAEIRSWENSLQKMSNVMQDDEIPNDAAVAIEFNIPNTSKRVDFLIAGNDGNQDHVVIVELKQWEEVEKVTNRDAIVRTYVGGGNRNIIHPSYQAWSYAALIEDFNENVQEKEIQLKPCAYLHNYRKTENDPLTDDHYKAHLEKAPVFTKGEIQKLRAFIKKFIRKGDQNHLIYQIENGKIRPSKSLQDALNNMLKGNEEFIMIDEQKVFFEEAFHQAIEAVKTNTKQVMIVEGGPGTGKSVLAINLLVKLIDQGLLAMYVTKNSAPREVYSTKLKGDFRKTHIDNLFKGSGSFTEVDDNEFDVLIVDEAHRLNEKSGMFRNKGENQVKELIKGSKFTIFFIDENQKVTLSDIGSVDMIKKYARQYNADIISCALTSQFRCDGSDGYIAWLDDVLQIRNTANKNDLGMDYDIRLYDNPNEMLEEIERLNERNNKSRVMAGYCWEWPKKNRQDVNHHDISIPEHDFGISWNIENTWAIENSSVREAGCIHTAQGLEFDYVGVIIGDDMRFENGQIITDFTKRAKTDQSLKGIKGIAKEDLEKAHTLADPIIRNTYRTLMTRGQKGCFVFCTDSALQEYLKERLEKVTLYRREREETLYLVDNEEGYDT, from the coding sequence ATGATTATATATGAATCTACAAAAGAACAATTTGTCGGAGATGTTGTCAATGAATTACTCATTGACCGTCTATACAATTCATATCAGAAAAAAATAGGACGCACATCGAAAGCTGAAATTCGTTCATGGGAGAATTCATTGCAAAAGATGTCCAATGTTATGCAGGACGATGAAATTCCAAATGACGCGGCGGTTGCAATTGAGTTCAATATTCCGAACACTTCTAAACGAGTGGATTTCTTAATTGCTGGCAATGACGGCAATCAGGATCATGTCGTCATAGTAGAGCTTAAGCAGTGGGAAGAAGTTGAAAAGGTAACCAATCGAGATGCAATTGTAAGAACGTATGTAGGTGGAGGCAACCGTAATATAATCCATCCATCCTATCAAGCGTGGTCATATGCTGCACTCATTGAAGACTTCAATGAGAATGTGCAAGAAAAAGAAATTCAGTTAAAGCCTTGTGCTTATTTACATAACTACAGGAAAACAGAAAATGATCCTTTAACAGATGACCATTACAAAGCTCATCTTGAAAAGGCCCCTGTTTTTACAAAGGGTGAAATACAAAAACTTCGAGCATTCATAAAGAAGTTCATTCGAAAAGGCGATCAGAATCATCTTATCTATCAAATTGAAAACGGAAAAATCCGACCTTCAAAATCGTTACAAGACGCGCTGAATAACATGCTAAAAGGAAACGAAGAGTTCATCATGATTGATGAACAAAAAGTATTCTTTGAAGAGGCGTTCCATCAGGCAATTGAAGCGGTTAAGACAAATACTAAGCAAGTCATGATTGTCGAGGGAGGCCCAGGTACAGGGAAATCAGTGTTAGCAATCAATTTATTAGTGAAACTTATAGATCAGGGACTTCTCGCAATGTATGTAACAAAGAACTCGGCACCACGAGAAGTGTATTCAACCAAGCTAAAGGGTGACTTTAGAAAAACACATATTGATAATCTATTCAAAGGCTCAGGGAGTTTTACAGAGGTCGATGATAATGAATTCGATGTACTGATTGTTGATGAAGCCCATCGTCTAAACGAAAAATCTGGGATGTTCCGTAACAAAGGCGAAAACCAGGTTAAAGAGTTAATAAAAGGATCGAAATTCACCATATTTTTCATTGATGAAAACCAAAAAGTCACTTTAAGCGATATTGGCAGTGTCGATATGATCAAAAAGTATGCAAGGCAATACAATGCAGATATCATTTCATGTGCACTCACATCACAATTCCGTTGCGATGGGTCCGACGGATATATAGCATGGCTTGATGATGTGCTCCAAATAAGAAATACAGCAAATAAAAACGATTTGGGAATGGATTATGATATTAGACTTTATGATAATCCGAATGAGATGTTAGAAGAAATCGAAAGGCTGAATGAACGAAATAATAAATCACGAGTAATGGCAGGCTATTGCTGGGAATGGCCAAAGAAAAATCGTCAAGACGTAAATCACCATGATATTAGTATTCCAGAACACGATTTTGGAATCAGTTGGAATATCGAAAACACATGGGCAATCGAGAATTCTTCTGTTAGGGAAGCGGGCTGTATCCATACCGCACAGGGATTAGAGTTTGACTATGTCGGGGTTATCATTGGTGACGATATGCGATTTGAGAACGGACAAATTATTACGGACTTTACAAAGCGGGCAAAGACGGATCAATCCCTAAAGGGAATAAAAGGAATTGCGAAGGAAGATTTGGAAAAAGCACATACTTTGGCAGATCCTATTATCCGGAATACGTATAGAACGTTGATGACGCGTGGGCAGAAAGGGTGCTTTGTGTTTTGTACAGATTCTGCTTTGCAGGAGTATTTGAAGGAAAGGCTGGAGAAGGTTACTTTGTATCGTAGGGAGAGGGAGGAAACACTGTATTTGGTGGATAATGAAGAAGGGTATGATACTTAA
- a CDS encoding TIGR02680 family protein, protein MVMAKDSRENRWEPSKVGFINFWVYENEEYDFYKGNILYRGENGQGKSVSMQSIVPLMLDGNKHPSRIDPFGTGKRRIIDYFMVNDVVDKNKVAYLYLTYQKKESKELITTAIGMKPKDDSTVDFWGFVLKDERIEVDFPLTKSIGFNKDGLEEFVPLSKLELKKLIKTKKNAVYVETQREYAEEVNKHIFKYENVDLFKELTDLLIQIRSPKLSKEQKPNILYDALKKALPELPSSDYTMISNTITDIDDRNRKIENTENDLVLAKELADEYGNYCESVFSHAAYRFVEAVNTEKRLTSIVAKKEEKLVDELATFKKSKERLEVLELEQSAAKNKLDLIETPELRSMNNDKEKKEKELLKKKEDVQKKTSQRDSNESTMNQLKISVKSFEDACFDIERALNNEIADIEHIAEEIQFPENDTYISAVKDNLIHFRRDKGYFTAWTTRLKDHVSKLKNVIALFNEEERLKEMADTKREELRENESEIEEATRVLNSTIKALEYEKMTYKTEFRDWLQENEEFYIVQDKIGELMYIVENIYEDSRMIPSVIESELSALRDALLEPINDLFYNNRADMKNLTDELTELKNDKQRLENVKEIEPKSRRVETVKQREMLLKKNIPFIPFYQAVDFAEGVSAEDKERIESALYDMGVLDALIVPADHYDYVAENDAVLLPKPVNGKAETLDKYLTVVTHDMDVSDNDITAILKSIVVGSVEENTALTMDGKYSIGILRGKAAKQREASFIGEEARRRNREEKIAEVNQQIEEVNERISELTQREVTIRERRALLAKEYESRPIQAKITEMHEQRKQDAYQLNLLEERNEKMKALHQRLSDDYAKQRNERIMQSSFLKGPKDKETIAQIVETAEGEYRDFIQSLANGFHSFETKKVEIEGALERLENIVLANDQICSEIDDLERGIKTVQKEIENIDAILETKGIKKIEKEIEMERKKLAEIVKEIPLKIEEKTNLQNSIANLKSEIERSQREHSFANELLAARREVFENEVRGRGVESLSDIYQLATEKKDQRANVSDAIQKMQESVYDIRSRGLEDYSLTSRESVSGTYTIDLQEFEDKKDIISILKDERKRVNVVLFVKGTKMNPQEFHDHLESQLIQQKLYLKKEEEALIKNVMIQGTGEKIRQLIVKAEKWRDDINHYMKQMNNSIDLRLIWSPISKEDMGREDALSTTRLVELLGRDFDTLKDTDIEALSQHFISKINVAKENLNNKNKKSDAENLEQALKKVLDYRDWYQFKIMYQLPGAREKTLNEDNLPKLSGGEKAMAIYIPLFAAAYSKYSAAGDDAPYIVALDEAYAGVDENNVSEMFGFMEQFGFDYILTSQSLWADFETVPGINIYELSFDKEARFVYAEPWRWNGKRLTLNEEILERNRLTVQDELDFDFDFEPNLKHHRGVDVGKQANN, encoded by the coding sequence ATGGTTATGGCAAAAGATTCAAGAGAAAATCGATGGGAGCCTAGTAAGGTTGGGTTCATCAACTTCTGGGTGTACGAGAATGAAGAGTATGACTTTTACAAAGGCAACATTCTATACAGAGGGGAAAATGGTCAAGGAAAGTCCGTTTCGATGCAATCGATAGTTCCACTCATGCTGGATGGTAACAAACACCCATCCAGAATTGACCCTTTTGGTACGGGAAAGAGACGCATTATCGATTATTTCATGGTGAATGATGTCGTGGATAAAAACAAAGTTGCTTACTTATATTTAACTTACCAGAAAAAAGAATCGAAAGAGTTGATTACAACCGCTATCGGAATGAAGCCGAAAGATGATTCTACTGTCGATTTTTGGGGGTTCGTTTTGAAAGATGAAAGAATTGAAGTTGATTTCCCTTTAACAAAAAGTATTGGATTCAACAAAGACGGTTTGGAAGAGTTCGTGCCGTTATCCAAACTTGAATTAAAGAAACTCATTAAAACGAAAAAGAACGCTGTCTATGTGGAAACACAAAGAGAATATGCAGAAGAAGTAAATAAGCATATCTTTAAATATGAGAATGTGGATTTGTTTAAAGAATTGACGGACTTGTTAATTCAAATTCGCTCCCCGAAATTATCAAAAGAGCAAAAACCGAATATTTTGTACGACGCATTGAAAAAAGCGTTGCCCGAACTCCCGTCAAGCGACTACACCATGATTTCAAACACCATTACGGACATTGATGACCGGAATCGGAAAATAGAAAACACCGAAAATGATTTAGTGTTGGCAAAAGAGTTGGCGGATGAATATGGTAATTACTGCGAGAGTGTGTTCAGTCATGCAGCTTACCGATTTGTTGAAGCAGTCAATACAGAAAAACGGTTAACGAGTATTGTTGCGAAAAAAGAAGAGAAGTTGGTTGACGAGCTTGCAACTTTCAAGAAGTCGAAAGAAAGACTGGAAGTGTTGGAACTGGAACAAAGTGCAGCCAAGAATAAGCTGGATTTAATAGAAACGCCAGAATTACGAAGCATGAACAATGATAAGGAGAAGAAAGAAAAGGAATTGCTGAAAAAGAAGGAGGATGTACAAAAGAAAACTTCTCAGCGTGATTCAAATGAGTCTACGATGAATCAATTAAAAATTTCAGTAAAGTCTTTTGAAGATGCATGTTTCGACATCGAAAGAGCGTTGAACAACGAAATTGCTGACATCGAACATATCGCAGAAGAGATTCAGTTCCCGGAAAATGACACGTACATCTCTGCTGTAAAAGATAATTTGATTCATTTTCGAAGAGACAAAGGATATTTTACTGCTTGGACAACACGCTTAAAAGACCATGTCAGCAAACTAAAGAACGTCATCGCCCTATTTAATGAAGAAGAACGATTGAAAGAGATGGCTGATACAAAGAGAGAAGAACTCAGAGAAAATGAGTCCGAAATAGAAGAAGCCACGAGAGTGTTGAATTCTACGATTAAAGCGTTGGAATATGAGAAAATGACATATAAGACTGAGTTTCGCGATTGGCTACAGGAGAACGAAGAGTTTTATATTGTTCAGGATAAAATTGGTGAACTAATGTATATTGTTGAGAATATATATGAGGACTCACGAATGATTCCAAGTGTTATTGAAAGCGAACTATCTGCTTTACGAGATGCGTTATTAGAACCAATCAATGACTTGTTTTACAATAATCGAGCTGATATGAAAAACCTAACGGATGAATTGACTGAACTAAAGAACGATAAACAACGGCTTGAAAATGTAAAAGAGATAGAGCCGAAAAGCCGTAGAGTGGAGACTGTAAAACAACGAGAAATGCTTCTGAAGAAGAATATCCCTTTTATTCCGTTTTACCAAGCAGTTGATTTTGCGGAGGGAGTATCGGCTGAAGACAAAGAAAGAATCGAGTCAGCACTTTACGATATGGGTGTACTCGATGCATTAATTGTTCCTGCGGACCATTATGATTATGTCGCAGAAAATGATGCCGTGTTGCTTCCAAAACCGGTAAACGGCAAAGCAGAAACATTAGATAAGTATTTGACGGTTGTAACTCACGACATGGATGTGTCGGATAATGATATTACTGCAATTCTCAAAAGCATCGTTGTAGGTTCAGTAGAAGAGAACACTGCACTTACGATGGACGGTAAATACAGTATCGGTATTTTGAGAGGAAAAGCGGCAAAACAACGAGAGGCGTCTTTCATTGGGGAAGAAGCAAGGCGAAGAAATAGAGAAGAGAAAATAGCAGAAGTAAATCAGCAAATCGAGGAGGTAAACGAAAGAATCTCCGAGTTAACGCAAAGAGAAGTAACCATTCGTGAGCGTAGAGCATTATTGGCAAAAGAATACGAATCACGACCTATCCAAGCTAAAATTACAGAGATGCATGAACAAAGGAAACAGGATGCTTATCAATTGAACTTACTTGAAGAAAGAAATGAAAAAATGAAAGCTCTCCATCAACGGTTATCGGATGATTATGCAAAACAACGCAATGAACGAATCATGCAAAGCAGTTTCCTAAAAGGTCCAAAAGATAAAGAGACTATTGCGCAAATCGTCGAGACAGCGGAAGGGGAGTATCGCGACTTTATCCAATCACTGGCAAATGGTTTTCATTCATTTGAAACGAAAAAAGTGGAGATTGAAGGGGCGCTGGAAAGGTTAGAAAACATTGTTTTGGCGAATGACCAAATATGTTCTGAAATTGATGACTTGGAGCGGGGTATTAAAACTGTTCAAAAGGAAATCGAGAACATAGATGCCATACTGGAAACAAAAGGAATTAAGAAGATTGAAAAAGAGATTGAAATGGAACGAAAAAAGCTGGCTGAAATCGTGAAAGAAATTCCATTGAAAATTGAAGAAAAGACCAATCTGCAAAACAGTATTGCTAACCTGAAAAGTGAAATCGAGAGAAGCCAACGTGAACATTCATTTGCGAACGAACTGTTAGCGGCAAGAAGAGAAGTATTTGAAAATGAAGTCCGAGGTAGGGGTGTGGAGTCGCTATCAGATATTTATCAGCTAGCAACAGAAAAAAAAGATCAACGCGCAAATGTTTCGGATGCAATACAAAAAATGCAGGAATCTGTCTATGACATCCGCTCGAGAGGTTTGGAAGACTATTCCTTAACCAGTCGTGAATCGGTTTCTGGAACATACACCATAGACTTACAAGAGTTTGAGGATAAAAAGGACATCATCTCGATTTTGAAAGATGAAAGAAAGCGCGTAAATGTAGTTCTCTTTGTAAAAGGGACAAAAATGAATCCGCAAGAATTCCATGACCACTTGGAGAGTCAGTTGATTCAACAAAAGTTGTACCTGAAAAAAGAGGAAGAAGCGTTAATCAAAAATGTCATGATTCAAGGAACGGGTGAGAAAATCAGACAATTAATCGTTAAAGCGGAAAAATGGAGAGATGACATCAACCACTACATGAAACAGATGAACAATTCCATTGACTTGCGTTTGATTTGGTCACCAATCAGTAAAGAGGATATGGGCAGAGAAGATGCTTTGTCTACAACCAGATTAGTCGAATTGTTGGGGCGTGATTTTGATACGTTGAAAGACACGGATATCGAAGCCTTAAGTCAACATTTCATATCGAAAATCAATGTTGCAAAAGAAAATCTTAATAACAAAAATAAAAAAAGTGATGCTGAGAACTTAGAGCAGGCATTGAAAAAAGTGTTGGATTATCGCGATTGGTATCAGTTCAAGATTATGTATCAATTACCTGGAGCTAGAGAGAAGACATTGAATGAAGATAATCTCCCTAAATTGAGCGGTGGAGAAAAGGCGATGGCGATTTACATTCCGTTGTTCGCTGCAGCTTATTCCAAGTATAGTGCAGCGGGTGATGACGCACCTTATATCGTTGCTCTTGACGAAGCTTATGCCGGGGTGGATGAGAACAATGTCTCTGAAATGTTTGGTTTCATGGAACAGTTCGGTTTCGATTATATACTTACTTCACAGTCATTATGGGCAGATTTTGAAACCGTTCCAGGTATTAATATTTATGAATTGAGTTTCGATAAAGAGGCTCGTTTTGTTTACGCTGAACCGTGGAGATGGAACGGTAAACGGTTAACGTTAAACGAAGAGATATTGGAAAGGAATAGGTTAACAGTTCAAGATGAACTTGACTTCGACTTTGATTTTGAACCAAATCTTAAACATCACAGGGGTGTTGACGTTGGAAAACAGGCTAATAACTGA